In Bacteroidota bacterium, a single window of DNA contains:
- a CDS encoding C25 family cysteine peptidase encodes MRKTAWLPVMILLTICVRSDFLFSAAQNVKKYSWGSLQVSAPSSGSARLKLSLDPQGIEKGTAVISQRVLFYALSPSERLTTTVASFTAAPILLRNIYRPLRTPSTRDTTTVAESLEQIPLNELPQAPNVRVAGYGWYRGFYLARIEVTPFYGNPSTHVPSFAQSIDVQVNKTGTNAVVPRQLPKIRDPHFDRILRELVVNYDDAAQYQMPLVSDTTGGWFNTTSTYVKLTVPNDGIYRITQTRLDSILPAIAGADPRTFQVFDRGKEIPIYVAGDSDGVFNPGDYIEFPALRNYTGKHRIITSGVSQEYNEYLNRYTDSTILWLTWGIKPGLRMPANPSRAATPDTLTAYTAFIHMEVQGPTPGLQMAATDNYSSQDYRWNSFDLWPWNFLGGSQTTTKTFTASNPAFDGDSVTVYAKIASWGANLTTAAHKIAIRLNKGVDLNTVTLNLGGEAVLSGKTRIDSLKFGTNSVILYSYPTAATTNSIVYDWFEIEYPRTLKVVGDTLLFDFRTLPDRHFRNVKITGLQSPNFILYRIRPSNERISNFTISASSPYTVTFCDTIGPQEQFVIMPQAKVYTPVFTAVKTFAGLRSNTSQTDYLAITHSKFYPEAVQYVQSVSASKHLSARLFNVQDIFDEFGYGYPTAEAVQAFVRSSAQWSSPLPSYLTLLGDASYDYKYYYANYNAINYVPSVGYPVSDVAYALFDTVSNLPQMYVGRLPLNNVGDLTQYLSFYNSVISTPNDDWNKHYLLFTGGDPTVSGQIDLLKSINDEVANTLITPPPIGGIATHFYKTITPQSDFGPYTSQQVKDAISTGGVFISYIGHSGTQTWDNSIGDPLQLKNSRGRYPLITDMGCSTGKFAEPQIQSFSELFIVGPEASAIGYIGNSSLGYESIATSLPPIFYSAMLKDSIVRVGETHLTAKLRQIAQQGLSPVNSIMLYNNTLIGDPTVDLPVPFLPNLAIQENLISSTSVFTDDQDSAEVTIVYSNLGSVTTDSVDVRIQHLYHSQVIQSWLVRRPMPLVYDTLTVYIVINQEADEHDVVVTLDPSNKITESIKTDNSATKAFFVSSTDFKVVQPQPTSVAAISSLILLNPTTQRYDPTKIVTVEVDTLGDYSSPTKPLTLNVPMGVVSTSFPLGSLKGSTRYYWRAKFQSNSGNWSTGTFYQGTDPTKGLGQIDSVGWQGNAFTHVQFFPGTGSKIQNTSIVLQAISGGFLDGNFGAVEFNGVNKLPSTLARGHSIVVIDPTADTVINQRTYDLYGTAAYADSIAQFVNSAAPGAIVVAVIINDGWTHITAAVLNAYHGIGSRLIDSVKFRDSWAIIGRKGAAPGSVQESWKPSTTGKAILDTTIVQVAAAGTIVTPPFGPVSGWNQLSVDRTVPSGAHATVTMLGLQNNGNVDTLFSSYDSSTVNLQKISAARYPNARLIFNLSSNSSLNSPVITDWNVKAQLPPELVLTQNTVSLDKSTMQEGEIINVGATTYNVGSSPADSVLISILTDDSGPLRTLKSMVIPVINAQDSVHVQTQYDSRGKRGSHSFTFQVDPNNAIVEYYKSNNTAVAPYSIVPDTLSPSVDVTIDNIHVANGDFVRAAPVIVFQVNDPNGSPITQNDTSNVYIELDGNQVYYSGNNAVQFTAGSAPLIAQVRWTPQLAEGQHSIVYYAKDEAGNFSDTTLLSINVTNTLQLSEVYNIPNPFPNGTTFTFVLAGTDNPQSVHIKIYTVAGRLIQDLDFSSKVHVGINGYQSAGDNLYWNGRDRDGDEIANGVYFYRVIINGGGQQAAATQKLVKIR; translated from the coding sequence ATGAGGAAGACCGCCTGGCTGCCGGTGATGATCCTTTTGACGATCTGCGTTCGATCGGATTTTCTCTTTTCGGCCGCGCAAAATGTAAAAAAATATTCTTGGGGGTCTCTGCAGGTTTCGGCGCCGAGTTCGGGTTCTGCAAGGTTGAAGCTCTCGCTCGACCCGCAAGGAATCGAAAAAGGGACTGCCGTGATCTCTCAGCGAGTGCTGTTCTATGCTCTTTCTCCGTCCGAGCGCCTGACAACCACGGTGGCTTCGTTTACAGCGGCGCCGATCCTCTTAAGAAATATTTATCGTCCCCTTCGCACTCCTTCAACACGGGATACGACAACCGTAGCTGAGTCGCTCGAACAAATTCCTCTCAACGAATTGCCGCAGGCCCCTAACGTGCGCGTGGCGGGCTACGGATGGTATCGGGGATTCTATCTTGCCCGGATTGAAGTGACTCCGTTTTACGGAAATCCTTCAACCCATGTTCCCTCGTTTGCTCAGTCGATCGACGTTCAGGTAAACAAAACCGGGACGAACGCGGTTGTGCCCCGGCAGCTGCCAAAAATAAGAGATCCTCATTTCGACCGGATTCTCCGGGAACTTGTCGTCAATTATGATGATGCCGCGCAGTACCAAATGCCATTGGTGAGCGATACGACGGGGGGATGGTTCAATACGACATCGACATATGTCAAGCTGACGGTACCGAACGACGGCATTTACCGGATAACGCAGACCCGGTTGGATTCCATTCTTCCCGCAATTGCCGGAGCAGACCCGCGGACCTTTCAGGTTTTTGACCGGGGAAAGGAAATTCCGATTTACGTGGCGGGAGACAGCGACGGGGTTTTTAATCCGGGTGATTACATTGAATTTCCTGCTTTACGTAACTATACAGGGAAACATCGGATCATCACATCGGGGGTCTCCCAAGAATACAACGAATACCTCAACCGCTATACCGATTCCACGATTCTCTGGCTCACATGGGGAATCAAACCAGGTTTGCGGATGCCGGCGAATCCTTCCCGCGCCGCCACTCCGGATACGCTGACCGCCTATACGGCGTTCATCCACATGGAAGTACAAGGGCCGACGCCCGGATTGCAGATGGCGGCGACGGACAATTACTCTTCGCAAGACTACCGCTGGAATTCTTTTGACCTGTGGCCATGGAATTTTCTTGGCGGATCGCAGACGACGACCAAAACGTTTACTGCGAGCAATCCAGCCTTCGACGGCGACAGCGTCACGGTCTATGCAAAGATCGCAAGTTGGGGAGCTAATCTGACAACGGCTGCTCACAAGATTGCCATCCGTTTGAATAAAGGGGTCGATTTGAACACGGTGACGTTGAACCTTGGAGGCGAAGCTGTCCTTTCGGGGAAGACTCGGATCGACTCCCTCAAGTTCGGAACGAATTCAGTGATCCTGTATTCATACCCCACTGCCGCCACGACGAACAGTATTGTGTACGACTGGTTTGAGATCGAATATCCGCGAACGCTTAAGGTGGTGGGGGACACCCTTCTCTTCGATTTTCGCACGCTCCCCGACCGGCATTTTCGAAATGTGAAAATCACCGGATTGCAATCGCCGAATTTTATCCTGTACAGGATAAGGCCGTCCAACGAGAGAATTTCGAATTTCACGATCTCGGCTTCCTCGCCGTACACGGTAACGTTTTGCGATACCATCGGTCCGCAGGAGCAATTTGTGATCATGCCGCAGGCCAAAGTTTACACTCCGGTGTTTACCGCAGTAAAAACATTTGCCGGCCTCCGGTCGAATACGAGTCAGACCGATTATCTTGCCATTACGCATTCGAAGTTTTACCCGGAGGCCGTCCAATATGTGCAGAGTGTGTCTGCCTCGAAACATCTTAGTGCCCGACTCTTCAACGTCCAGGATATCTTCGACGAATTCGGGTACGGCTATCCGACCGCGGAAGCTGTTCAAGCCTTTGTCCGGTCGTCGGCTCAATGGAGCAGTCCGCTCCCCTCGTATCTTACTCTGCTGGGGGATGCTTCATACGACTACAAATACTACTACGCGAATTACAACGCGATCAATTATGTCCCCTCGGTCGGATATCCCGTCAGTGATGTCGCGTACGCACTCTTCGACACCGTGTCGAATTTACCGCAGATGTATGTCGGCCGCCTTCCGCTGAACAACGTCGGGGATTTGACGCAGTATCTTTCGTTTTACAATTCCGTTATCAGTACCCCGAATGACGACTGGAATAAGCATTATCTGCTTTTTACAGGGGGCGACCCCACCGTTTCGGGACAGATCGATCTGCTCAAGTCAATAAACGACGAAGTTGCAAATACGCTGATCACCCCTCCGCCGATTGGCGGCATCGCGACGCACTTTTATAAGACGATCACCCCGCAGTCCGATTTTGGTCCGTACACGTCGCAGCAGGTGAAGGACGCCATTTCAACCGGAGGAGTCTTCATTTCGTACATCGGCCACAGTGGCACGCAGACATGGGATAACAGCATCGGCGACCCGCTGCAGCTGAAGAATTCCCGCGGAAGGTATCCGCTGATCACGGATATGGGCTGCTCGACAGGGAAGTTCGCTGAACCGCAAATACAATCGTTCAGCGAACTTTTCATCGTCGGACCGGAGGCGAGCGCGATCGGGTATATCGGCAATTCTTCGTTGGGATATGAAAGCATCGCAACGTCGCTTCCGCCGATCTTCTATTCGGCAATGCTGAAAGATTCCATCGTCCGCGTCGGCGAGACGCATTTGACGGCAAAACTCAGGCAGATCGCTCAGCAAGGGCTGAGCCCAGTCAACAGTATCATGCTCTATAATAACACATTGATCGGCGATCCGACCGTTGACCTGCCGGTCCCGTTCCTGCCAAACCTGGCGATCCAGGAGAATCTTATCAGCTCCACCTCGGTGTTTACGGACGACCAGGATAGCGCCGAGGTGACCATCGTCTATTCAAATTTGGGGTCGGTGACGACCGACAGCGTTGATGTGCGAATTCAACATCTGTATCATTCTCAGGTCATTCAATCGTGGCTCGTGCGCCGTCCGATGCCGCTCGTCTATGATACCTTGACCGTGTATATCGTCATCAATCAAGAGGCGGATGAACACGATGTTGTCGTTACCCTCGATCCTTCGAATAAGATCACCGAATCGATAAAAACCGATAATTCTGCGACGAAAGCCTTTTTTGTCTCTTCGACCGATTTTAAGGTCGTGCAGCCCCAGCCCACGTCGGTCGCGGCAATCTCGTCCCTCATACTTTTGAATCCGACAACCCAGCGTTACGATCCAACCAAGATCGTCACGGTGGAAGTTGACACGCTCGGCGATTACTCATCCCCGACAAAACCGTTAACGCTGAACGTTCCGATGGGAGTGGTCTCGACGTCGTTTCCACTCGGTTCGTTAAAAGGATCAACACGCTATTATTGGCGCGCGAAATTTCAATCAAATTCCGGTAATTGGTCGACCGGGACCTTCTACCAGGGAACAGATCCAACGAAAGGGCTCGGACAAATAGATTCTGTTGGATGGCAGGGGAACGCGTTTACGCACGTGCAGTTTTTTCCCGGTACAGGTTCAAAAATACAGAACACCTCCATTGTGCTTCAAGCGATCTCCGGAGGATTCCTCGACGGCAATTTCGGTGCCGTTGAGTTTAACGGGGTCAACAAGCTGCCGAGCACGCTGGCACGCGGACATTCCATTGTCGTGATCGACCCGACCGCCGATACGGTGATCAATCAGCGGACGTACGATTTGTACGGGACCGCAGCGTACGCCGACTCCATCGCGCAGTTCGTTAACTCCGCGGCACCCGGCGCCATTGTCGTTGCCGTGATCATCAACGACGGCTGGACGCACATCACGGCTGCCGTGCTGAACGCGTATCACGGCATCGGGAGCAGATTGATCGATTCGGTAAAGTTCCGGGATTCGTGGGCAATCATCGGGCGGAAAGGAGCCGCACCGGGGAGTGTTCAGGAATCATGGAAACCGAGCACCACCGGGAAAGCGATTCTCGACACGACGATCGTTCAGGTTGCTGCGGCCGGAACCATTGTGACCCCTCCCTTCGGTCCGGTGAGCGGATGGAACCAACTTTCCGTCGACAGAACGGTTCCATCGGGGGCTCACGCCACTGTCACCATGCTCGGTCTGCAGAACAACGGCAATGTTGATACGCTCTTTTCATCATACGATTCGTCAACAGTCAACCTTCAGAAGATCTCGGCGGCCCGGTATCCGAATGCGCGGTTAATCTTTAATCTTTCGTCGAACTCCTCACTCAATTCGCCGGTGATAACGGATTGGAATGTTAAAGCGCAGCTCCCTCCTGAACTGGTCCTTACCCAGAACACTGTTTCGCTTGACAAATCGACCATGCAGGAAGGGGAGATCATTAATGTCGGAGCAACAACATACAATGTAGGTTCATCGCCGGCAGACAGCGTGCTCATATCGATCCTCACCGACGACAGCGGCCCCCTTCGAACGCTTAAGAGTATGGTGATCCCCGTGATCAACGCGCAGGATTCTGTGCATGTGCAAACGCAATATGACAGCCGCGGAAAAAGAGGGAGTCATTCGTTCACATTCCAGGTTGATCCGAACAATGCCATCGTGGAATACTATAAATCCAATAATACCGCCGTAGCGCCCTATTCGATCGTCCCTGATACTTTAAGCCCTTCCGTCGACGTAACGATCGACAACATACATGTTGCCAACGGGGATTTTGTCCGGGCTGCGCCCGTGATAGTCTTTCAGGTCAATGATCCGAACGGTTCTCCGATTACACAAAACGATACATCGAACGTTTATATTGAACTGGACGGGAACCAGGTGTATTATTCGGGGAACAATGCAGTCCAATTTACTGCCGGCTCTGCTCCGCTGATCGCCCAGGTTCGCTGGACTCCTCAATTGGCCGAGGGGCAGCACTCGATCGTCTACTACGCCAAGGATGAAGCGGGGAATTTTTCGGACACGACGCTGCTTTCCATTAATGTCACAAACACCCTTCAGCTTTCTGAGGTCTATAATATCCCGAATCCGTTCCCCAATGGAACGACATTTACCTTCGTCCTTGCAGGGACGGACAACCCGCAGAGCGTCCACATTAAAATTTATACCGTTGCGGGACGATTGATTCAGGACCTGGATTTCTCGTCAAAAGTGCACGTCGGCATCAACGGCTACCAGAGTGCGGGGGACAATCTTTACTGGAACGGAAGAGACAGGGACGGCGACGAGATTGCCAACGGGGTCTATTTTTATAGAGTGATCATCAACGGCGGCGGGCAGCAGGCGGCTGCGACGCAAAAGTTGGTAAAGATAAGGTAA
- a CDS encoding WecB/TagA/CpsF family glycosyltransferase has product MSSTFKVDDMPAEYVDILGISYSTCDEQAVLERIAEAVRTRKPLTIVQPHFFHAVLGRNDRAILGLYRRYDLAIPDGYGMHAAGKFLYGEDKAFRRVSNGTDLYEILLKEADRCGWKIFFLGDTEQTLQALHRTITARYPGLIVAGTHHGFGDLDDENILSAINASGGDILMIGMGTPRQDAWLWKHYEKLRVPVMMTVGAGIGFMSGRKKRAPEMLRTIHAEWLFRLFQEPRRLWRRYFLGIPKFMVYIVLQKVRQS; this is encoded by the coding sequence ATGAGCAGTACCTTCAAGGTCGATGATATGCCTGCGGAGTATGTAGATATTCTGGGAATTTCGTATAGTACATGCGATGAGCAAGCCGTTCTCGAACGCATTGCCGAAGCTGTTCGCACAAGGAAACCGCTCACGATAGTCCAGCCTCATTTTTTTCATGCGGTGCTCGGCCGGAACGACAGGGCGATTCTCGGCCTCTATCGGCGTTATGACCTGGCGATCCCCGACGGATACGGAATGCACGCGGCCGGCAAGTTCCTGTACGGAGAGGACAAGGCGTTTCGCAGAGTCTCCAACGGGACCGACCTTTACGAAATCTTATTAAAAGAGGCGGACCGCTGCGGTTGGAAGATATTCTTCCTCGGAGATACCGAGCAGACCCTGCAAGCTCTGCACCGTACGATCACCGCAAGATACCCCGGGTTGATCGTCGCGGGCACTCACCACGGCTTCGGCGACCTCGACGATGAAAACATTCTCTCCGCCATTAACGCAAGCGGAGGCGACATTCTTATGATCGGGATGGGAACGCCGAGACAGGATGCATGGCTGTGGAAGCACTATGAAAAGCTCCGTGTCCCCGTGATGATGACGGTCGGTGCAGGCATCGGATTCATGTCGGGGAGAAAAAAACGGGCGCCCGAAATGCTGCGCACCATCCATGCGGAATGGCTGTTCAGGCTTTTTCAGGAACCGCGCCGATTGTGGCGGAGATATTTTCTCGGAATTCCAAAATTTATGGTCTACATCGTTCTTCAGAAAGTTCGGCAATCATGA
- the chrA gene encoding chromate efflux transporter has protein sequence MGDSRDDPARPRVSGGALKDVALLFLRLGTISFGGPAAHIAMMEDEVVKRRKWITHEYFLDLLGATNIIPGPNSTEMGIHIGYLRAGWKGLVAAGVCFILPAVSMTLLLAHLYVQFGSVPQYANFIWGIRAAVIAIILAALIRLGRPKIKDPFMVTVGAAVGALNFFHVDAILLLGAAGVLGLVWGNRKRLIGRSLSIFSMVVFPVALVSLSESVPREVIPPTVPGLGLFFLKIGSILYGSGYVLAAFLQGGLVGANHWLTQTQLLDAIAVGQFTPGPVLSTATFIGYVILGFPGALVSTAGIFLPSFIYVLAISPFVPKLRKSPSTSGFLDGVNAASLGLMLAVCATLGIATLINAGTWTIFIAAAAVILIWNLHAAWIVVGAAILGWIFSAAGLM, from the coding sequence ATGGGAGATTCAAGAGACGATCCCGCCCGCCCGCGAGTATCCGGCGGTGCGTTGAAGGATGTTGCCCTTCTGTTCTTGCGGCTTGGAACGATTTCGTTCGGAGGACCCGCTGCGCACATCGCGATGATGGAAGATGAAGTTGTCAAGAGACGAAAATGGATCACCCATGAATACTTTCTTGACCTACTCGGCGCAACGAACATCATTCCCGGCCCGAACTCGACCGAAATGGGAATCCATATCGGTTACCTCCGGGCGGGATGGAAAGGCTTGGTGGCGGCAGGAGTCTGCTTTATCCTCCCGGCTGTATCGATGACGCTCTTGTTGGCTCATCTCTATGTTCAGTTCGGATCCGTTCCGCAGTACGCCAACTTTATCTGGGGGATACGCGCCGCGGTCATCGCAATTATTCTTGCGGCGCTGATCCGCCTCGGCAGGCCGAAGATCAAAGATCCATTCATGGTGACCGTGGGCGCTGCCGTCGGTGCGCTGAATTTTTTTCACGTCGACGCGATCCTCCTGCTTGGCGCTGCCGGTGTTCTTGGCTTAGTGTGGGGAAATAGAAAACGATTGATCGGGCGTTCGCTTTCGATTTTTTCAATGGTCGTTTTTCCCGTTGCGCTGGTCTCGTTGTCGGAAAGTGTTCCGCGGGAGGTCATCCCGCCGACGGTTCCGGGGCTCGGATTGTTCTTTCTTAAGATAGGCTCAATCCTTTACGGGAGCGGCTACGTCCTGGCGGCTTTTCTTCAAGGCGGGCTTGTCGGCGCAAATCATTGGCTGACGCAAACGCAGCTGCTCGATGCGATCGCTGTCGGGCAATTCACCCCCGGTCCTGTCCTTTCAACCGCGACGTTCATCGGATATGTCATCCTCGGCTTTCCGGGGGCGCTGGTCTCAACGGCCGGCATATTTCTGCCGTCGTTCATTTATGTCCTCGCCATAAGCCCGTTCGTGCCGAAACTGCGGAAATCTCCTTCGACCTCGGGTTTTCTTGACGGTGTGAACGCTGCATCGCTCGGTCTAATGCTGGCCGTCTGTGCAACGCTCGGCATCGCAACCCTGATCAATGCAGGGACGTGGACGATCTTTATTGCCGCAGCCGCGGTCATTTTGATCTGGAATCTTCATGCCGCGTGGATTGTTGTTGGTGCAGCGATCCTCGGATGGATTTTTTCAGCAGCCGGATTAATGTAA
- a CDS encoding extracellular solute-binding protein produces the protein MNGTNISHWFVSLCIAALAGCSQPAKTPLVVYSPHGKDMLEEFAEKFEAANPGVDVQWLDMGSQEAYDRIRTEMANPQADIWWGAPSTIFMRAEKEGLLSPYRPSWGDSIAPEYRSAADMWYGTFITPEVIVFNSRLLTKANAPKDWDDLLDPQWKDKIILRYPLASGTLRVIFSAMVASSLAKYGSEANGFDWLRRLDANTKSYTPDPTQMYLKLAREEASVSIWDMPDVVLQQKLNNYPFDYNVPASGTVLLTDGIAVVAGAKHKALAEQFYEFVTSEESLVLQANKFYRIPARSGLPKEKLPSWITSASFTPMPVDWDLVSQHESEWMRKWDEEVKGRGRSN, from the coding sequence GTGAACGGCACCAACATCTCACACTGGTTTGTATCGCTCTGCATTGCCGCGTTAGCAGGATGTTCGCAGCCGGCGAAAACTCCGCTTGTTGTGTATTCGCCTCACGGCAAAGATATGCTGGAGGAGTTTGCGGAGAAGTTCGAGGCGGCCAACCCGGGAGTGGACGTCCAATGGCTTGACATGGGTTCGCAGGAAGCGTACGACAGGATCAGGACGGAGATGGCAAATCCTCAGGCCGATATCTGGTGGGGGGCTCCCTCGACAATTTTCATGAGGGCCGAAAAGGAAGGATTGCTGTCGCCGTATCGTCCATCATGGGGGGACAGCATTGCCCCGGAGTATCGAAGCGCCGCCGACATGTGGTATGGGACGTTCATTACGCCGGAGGTGATCGTGTTCAATTCCCGCCTTCTGACCAAAGCCAATGCGCCGAAAGATTGGGACGACCTGCTCGATCCTCAATGGAAGGACAAGATCATCCTCCGGTATCCGCTTGCGTCCGGAACATTGCGTGTGATCTTCTCCGCCATGGTGGCTTCATCCTTGGCAAAGTACGGATCTGAGGCGAACGGCTTCGATTGGCTTCGCCGGCTGGATGCGAACACAAAATCATACACTCCCGACCCGACGCAGATGTATCTGAAACTTGCCCGCGAAGAAGCTTCCGTGTCCATTTGGGATATGCCGGACGTTGTGTTGCAGCAGAAATTGAATAACTATCCGTTCGACTATAATGTCCCGGCAAGCGGGACAGTCCTGCTCACCGACGGCATCGCCGTCGTCGCCGGGGCAAAGCATAAGGCGCTGGCAGAACAATTCTACGAGTTTGTGACGAGCGAAGAAAGCCTCGTTCTTCAAGCGAACAAGTTTTATCGCATTCCGGCCCGGTCTGGACTTCCAAAAGAGAAGCTCCCGTCCTGGATTACGTCGGCTTCATTTACTCCGATGCCCGTCGACTGGGATCTGGTCTCCCAGCATGAATCGGAATGGATGAGAAAATGGGATGAGGAAGTCAAAGGCCGAGGCCGGAGCAATTAA
- a CDS encoding pyrimidine dimer DNA glycosylase/endonuclease V: MRIWSLHPQYLDAKGLVALWRESLLAKKVLQGRTRGYQHHPQLDRFRARHDSVQLIDSYLSEVYAEALERGYAFDRKKIGRKLSAKKIAVTKGQLQYEFEHLKKKLRRRDRKKFAAVVDISFPKPHPLFKIVRGAIEKWEKINPAI, translated from the coding sequence ATGAGAATCTGGTCGCTTCATCCCCAATATCTCGATGCCAAGGGGCTGGTTGCACTATGGCGTGAAAGCTTGCTTGCGAAGAAGGTCCTTCAGGGACGCACGAGAGGATATCAGCACCATCCGCAATTGGACCGGTTTCGCGCCAGGCACGACAGTGTTCAATTGATTGACAGCTATCTTTCGGAAGTGTACGCTGAAGCTCTCGAACGAGGGTATGCGTTCGACCGGAAGAAGATCGGCAGAAAACTTTCGGCAAAGAAGATCGCAGTGACAAAGGGACAGCTTCAATACGAGTTCGAGCACCTCAAGAAAAAGCTGAGAAGAAGGGACCGCAAAAAATTTGCGGCTGTCGTTGACATCTCATTTCCGAAACCGCACCCGCTTTTTAAGATAGTACGGGGAGCAATAGAGAAGTGGGAAAAAATTAACCCGGCAATTTAG
- a CDS encoding PIG-L family deacetylase, whose translation MNRFLLVLGFTAVFSSSLFSQHIPSIMNLSAHPDDEDGATLAYYRYKYGVKVYSVCFTRGEGGQNEIGPELYSDLGVLRTAETERAAHIIGSEVYFLNFVDFGFSKTAEETFDMWGKDTTVARLVYLIRKLKPEVLFTNHDSVSGHGNHQAVGIAALQAFSLAADPNYHPEQLKEPGIGLFQPKKLFMRIFFQRDSLLKPDVVNPVSTDTLALGKTAVQLAMEALAQHRTQGMDKVIASGRFGRFFDSTRYILIRQSGKFENVRNDFLGGLHMPGESKLPLLPTKPAVSAVLSDSIVVRNQKFTLELKPLAHIDNLTAEFVLPEGWTSRPLDDRNKNLYEITVSGSARYTYPKVRHLYEMMRTVPLITVTVSFDRNGKRDNEEIPVFMDVAPLQTLSLASQVFRITDEPLKIPFSVKNYFPKKAAGRVQAIIPAGWEALNSEFVIAKEDSVDADSVTIIAPAGLPQGTYNVRVCIDGDTASAALKKFDVAIAPRLNVGVVQSYDDVFSKTLADLHVAYHLLTESDLASGDLQRYNSIIVDIRAYLFRPDLAKNNARLLEYVRNGGSLIVMYQRTEEWKPEYAPYPFSISRNRITVETAPVTVLKPGNILFNAPNTIDATAWNDWVQERSLYMPASVPAQYEKLVSCSDPGEPPLDTGLLFTNYGKGMYVYTAYVWYRELKEVNKGAFRMFANMISLGSKK comes from the coding sequence ATGAATAGGTTCCTCCTTGTTCTCGGCTTCACCGCCGTCTTTTCGTCCTCGCTATTTTCGCAGCATATTCCATCCATCATGAATCTCTCTGCTCATCCGGATGACGAAGACGGGGCAACGCTTGCCTATTACCGGTATAAATACGGCGTCAAAGTGTATTCTGTCTGCTTTACGCGAGGCGAAGGAGGACAGAATGAAATCGGCCCTGAATTATACAGCGATCTCGGTGTTCTGCGGACAGCAGAGACCGAACGAGCAGCGCACATCATCGGCAGCGAGGTCTATTTCTTGAATTTTGTCGATTTTGGATTTTCGAAGACCGCGGAGGAGACGTTCGACATGTGGGGGAAAGACACCACCGTCGCCCGTCTTGTCTATCTTATTCGGAAACTGAAACCTGAAGTTCTTTTTACGAACCATGACAGCGTCTCGGGGCACGGGAATCATCAGGCCGTGGGAATTGCGGCCTTGCAGGCGTTTTCACTCGCAGCGGACCCGAATTATCATCCGGAACAGTTGAAAGAACCGGGAATCGGATTGTTCCAACCGAAGAAATTGTTCATGAGGATTTTCTTCCAGAGAGATTCGCTTCTCAAACCGGACGTTGTCAATCCCGTCTCGACCGATACGCTCGCTCTCGGGAAGACCGCTGTGCAGCTGGCGATGGAAGCTCTTGCACAGCACCGGACGCAGGGAATGGACAAAGTGATCGCGAGCGGGAGGTTCGGCAGATTTTTTGATTCGACACGCTACATCCTTATCCGCCAAAGCGGGAAGTTTGAAAATGTAAGGAATGATTTTCTTGGCGGCCTTCATATGCCGGGCGAATCGAAATTGCCGCTTCTTCCGACCAAGCCGGCCGTAAGCGCGGTGCTCTCCGACTCCATCGTTGTGAGGAACCAAAAATTTACGCTGGAACTGAAGCCGCTGGCGCATATCGACAACCTGACGGCAGAATTCGTTCTGCCGGAAGGATGGACAAGCCGTCCGCTTGACGATCGGAACAAGAATCTTTACGAAATTACCGTTTCCGGCAGCGCGCGGTACACGTATCCGAAGGTCAGGCACTTGTACGAAATGATGCGGACGGTCCCGTTGATCACCGTGACTGTTTCCTTTGATCGTAACGGGAAACGGGACAACGAAGAAATTCCGGTCTTCATGGACGTCGCGCCCCTGCAAACGCTTTCCCTCGCGTCGCAGGTGTTTCGCATTACCGATGAACCGCTCAAGATCCCATTCAGCGTTAAAAACTACTTCCCCAAAAAAGCCGCGGGAAGGGTTCAAGCGATCATCCCTGCCGGCTGGGAGGCGCTAAATTCGGAATTTGTTATTGCGAAGGAAGACAGCGTCGACGCGGACAGCGTCACAATCATTGCGCCAGCCGGCCTGCCGCAAGGGACCTACAACGTGCGCGTGTGTATTGACGGAGACACGGCATCGGCGGCGCTGAAAAAATTCGATGTAGCGATTGCCCCCCGGTTGAATGTTGGCGTCGTTCAAAGTTACGACGACGTTTTCAGCAAGACCCTCGCCGACCTCCATGTGGCTTATCATCTGTTGACCGAAAGCGACCTCGCCTCAGGAGATCTCCAGCGATACAACTCGATCATCGTCGATATCCGCGCGTACCTCTTTCGTCCTGATCTGGCAAAAAATAATGCCCGTCTTCTGGAATATGTCAGGAACGGCGGCTCGCTCATCGTGATGTACCAGCGGACCGAGGAATGGAAGCCGGAATACGCTCCGTATCCGTTCTCCATCTCCCGGAACCGCATTACGGTGGAGACGGCTCCCGTGACGGTGCTGAAACCCGGAAACATTCTTTTCAACGCACCGAACACGATCGACGCAACGGCGTGGAACGATTGGGTGCAGGAACGTTCGCTGTATATGCCCGCCAGTGTACCCGCCCAATACGAGAAGCTCGTCTCATGCTCGGACCCCGGCGAGCCCCCTCTCGATACCGGATTGCTTTTTACAAACTATGGCAAGGGCATGTATGTGTACACCGCCTACGTGTGGTATCGTGAACTGAAGGAAGTGAACAAAGGCGCTTTTCGCATGTTCGCCAATATGATTTCCTTAGGAAGCAAAAAGTAA